CTCCTCGGTCTTGTCCATCGGTTCGATCGAGATGCGACGCTTGTTCTTGTAGTCGCGGCCGAAGCGGATGGTACCCGCGATCTCGGCGATGATCGCGGCATCCTTCGGACGCCGTGCCTCGAACAGTTCCGCCACGCGCGGCAGACCGCCCGTGATGTCACGCGTCTTGGCGCTTTCGGTCGAGATACGGGCGAGAATGTCGCCCGGCTGGACCTTGGCTCCGATGTCGACCGAGAGGATGGCGTCGACGGACAGCATGTAGCGGGCATCGCCGCCACGGGCGAGCTTGAGCACCTTGCCGTCCTTCCCCTTGATCACGATGGCCGGACGCAGGTCCGCACCGCCGCGGGTCGAGCGCCAGTCGATGACGACGCGCTTGGCGATACCGGTGGATTCGTCGAGCGTTTCCGAGATCGACTGCCCCTCGACCAGATCCTCGAAGCCGATGGTGCCTTCCACCTCGGTGAGAACCGGACGGGTGTACGGATCCCACTCGGCGATGCGCTGGCCGCGCTTGACCATGTCGCCCTCGTCGACGTGCAGGCGCGAGCCGTACTGGATACGGTGCGTCGCACGCTCGGTGCCATCGGCATCGACGATCGCCACCACCATGTTGCGCACCATCGCGACCAGGTGGCCTTCGCTGTTGCGGGCGATGGCCTTGTTCTTGATCACGATCTTGCCGTCGAAGTTGGATTCGACGAACGACTGCTCGTTGAGCTGTGCCGCACCGCCGATGTGGAAGGTGCGCATGGTGAGCTGGGTGCCCGGCTCGCCGATCGACTGCGCCGCGATGACGCCGACCGCTTCGCCGTGGTTGACCGGCGTGCCGCGGGCGAGGTCGCGGCCGTAGCACTTGCCGCAAATGCCGTTGACGAGCTCGCAGGTTAGCGCCGAGCGGATCTTCACCTCCTGGACGCCACCCTGCTGGATCGCATCCACGTGGCTCTCTTCCATCAGCGTACCGCGCTTGATGATCACCTTGCCCGAGCCGTCGCGCACGTCATCGCAGGCCACGCGGCCCAGGATGCGCGAGCCGAGCGAGGCCACCACGGTGCCGGCATCGACGATGGCGCGCATCTTGATGCCCAGCTTGGTGCCGCAGTCGTCCTGCGTGATGATGCAGTCCTGCGCGACGTCGACCAGACGGCGGGTCAGGTAGCCGGAGTTCGCCGTCTTCAACGCAGTGTCCGCGAGGCCCTTGCGGGCGCCGTGGGTCGAGTTGAAGTACTCGAGCACCGAGAGGCCTTCCTTGAAGTTCGAGATGATCGGCGTCTCGATGATCTCGCCCGAGGGCTTGGCCATCAGGCCGCGCATGCCGGCGAGCTGGCGCATCTGGGCCGGCGAGCCACGCGCGCCCGAGTGCGCCATCATGTAGATCGAGTTGATGTCGGCATCCGCACCGCTGGCCGTCTTCTTGGTCGCGGAGATCTCCTTCATCATCGCCTTGGCGATTTCTTCCGTAGCCTTCGACCAGGCGTCAACGACCTTGTTGTACTTCTCGCCATGGGTGATCAGTCCGTCATTGTACTGCTGCTCGAAATCCTTCGCGAGCGTACGGGTGGTGTCGACGATCTTCCACTTGCCGTGCGGCACGACCATGTCGTCCTTGCCGAACGAGATGCCGGCCTTGAACGCGTTGTAGAAGCCGAGCGCCATGATGCGGTCGCAGAAGATCACCGTCTCCTTCTGGCCGCAGTGGCGGTAGACCTGGTCGATGACGCCGGAGATCTCGCGCTTGGTCATCAGCTTGTTGATGATGTCGTACGAGATCTTCGGGCTCTTCGGCAGCACGTTGCCGAGCATGATGCGGCCGGGCGTGGTCTCGATCCAGCGGCGGGCCGGCTTGCCGTCCTCGCCAATGCCTTCCCACCGGTACTTGATCTTGGTGTGGAGGTGGATGACCTTCGAATGCAGCGCGTGCTCGAGCTCGGCCATTTCGCCGAACACCTTGCCCTCGCCGGGCATGCCTTCGCGCAGGATCGACAGGTAATAGAGACCGAGCACGATGTCCTGCGACGGCACGATGATCGGCTGGCCGTTCGCAGGATGCAGGATGTTGTTGGTCGACATCATCAGGACGCGCGCTTCGAGCTGCGCTTCCAGCGACAGCGGAACGTGGACGG
This genomic interval from Bradyrhizobium sp. CB82 contains the following:
- the rpoC gene encoding DNA-directed RNA polymerase subunit beta', with translation MNQEIMNLFNPTTPAQVFDQIRISIASPEKILSWSYGEIKKPETINYRTFKPERDGLFCARIFGPIKDYECLCGKYKRMKYKGIICEKCSVEVTLSRVRRERMGHIELAAPVAHIWFLKSLPSRIGLLLDMTLKDLERILYFEYYVVLEPGLTALKDRQLLSEDEYLKAQDEYGQDSFTAMIGAEAIRELLKGMDLEKLEVSLRAEMQETDSDIKHKKLAKRLKIVEAFRHSGNKPEWMILTVVPVIPPDLRPLVPLDGGRFATSDLNDLYRRVINRNNRLKRLMELRAPDIIIRNEKRMLQEAVDALFDNGRRGRVITGANKRPLKSLADMLKGKQGRFRQNLLGKRVDYSGRSVIVVGPELRLHQCGLPKKMALELFKPFIYSRLDAKGLSTTVKQAKKLVEKERPEVWDILDEVIREHPVLLNRAPTLHRLGIQAFEPVLIEGKAIQLHPLVCAAFNADFDGDQMAVHVPLSLEAQLEARVLMMSTNNILHPANGQPIIVPSQDIVLGLYYLSILREGMPGEGKVFGEMAELEHALHSKVIHLHTKIKYRWEGIGEDGKPARRWIETTPGRIMLGNVLPKSPKISYDIINKLMTKREISGVIDQVYRHCGQKETVIFCDRIMALGFYNAFKAGISFGKDDMVVPHGKWKIVDTTRTLAKDFEQQYNDGLITHGEKYNKVVDAWSKATEEIAKAMMKEISATKKTASGADADINSIYMMAHSGARGSPAQMRQLAGMRGLMAKPSGEIIETPIISNFKEGLSVLEYFNSTHGARKGLADTALKTANSGYLTRRLVDVAQDCIITQDDCGTKLGIKMRAIVDAGTVVASLGSRILGRVACDDVRDGSGKVIIKRGTLMEESHVDAIQQGGVQEVKIRSALTCELVNGICGKCYGRDLARGTPVNHGEAVGVIAAQSIGEPGTQLTMRTFHIGGAAQLNEQSFVESNFDGKIVIKNKAIARNSEGHLVAMVRNMVVAIVDADGTERATHRIQYGSRLHVDEGDMVKRGQRIAEWDPYTRPVLTEVEGTIGFEDLVEGQSISETLDESTGIAKRVVIDWRSTRGGADLRPAIVIKGKDGKVLKLARGGDARYMLSVDAILSVDIGAKVQPGDILARISTESAKTRDITGGLPRVAELFEARRPKDAAIIAEIAGTIRFGRDYKNKRRISIEPMDKTEEAREYLIPKGKHIHLQDGDVVEKGDFIVEGNPAPHDILAIKGIEELAAYLVNEIQEVYRLQGVLINDKHIEVIVRQMLQKVEITDQGETDMISGEQVDKIEFDALNEKAKEEGKKPATGTPVLLGITKASLQTRSFFSAASFQETTRVLTEAAVNGKIDPLEGLKENVIVGRLIPAGTGASMAKIREVAMKRDKLILDEREKQASIVSPAPEAEPVALPPAE